In Quercus robur chromosome 10, dhQueRobu3.1, whole genome shotgun sequence, a genomic segment contains:
- the LOC126701712 gene encoding uncharacterized protein LOC126701712, with the protein MLYRLSIAEFELFLVQAWLIWNPRNAIVHGGQIKDPKWLKKRVADYLEEYRMAQEQLTLPSTTQPKNTWQPPPPSVYKLNFDAAIFAELQCSGFGAIIRNSDGEVMAAMSVKGPSINSSEEAKALACRKAIDFSMEVGFSELLIEGDNATVMKAVSSSSGNHSLPGHIYADIQCYLRGLQSVLISSIKRGGIR; encoded by the coding sequence GTTATCAATAGCTGAGTTTGAATTGTTCCTTGTTCAAGCTTGGCTCATTTGGAACCCGAGGAATGCAATTGTACATGGAGGGCAGATCAAGGATCCGAAGTGGTTGAAAAAGAGAGTAGCGGATTATTTGGAGGAATACAGGATGGCACAAGAGCAACTAACTCTTCCAAGCACGACACAGCCCAAAAACACTTGGCAACCTCCTCCTCCATCAGTGTACAAGCTCAATTTTGATGCAGCTATTTTTGCTGAACTTCAATGCTCGGGTTTTGGGGCAATAATCCGTAACTCAGATGGGGAAGTGATGGCTGCAATGTCTGTCAAAGGACCCTCAATTAACAGCAGTGAAGAAGCAAAGGCTCTGGCTTGTAGAAAGGCAATAGATTTCTCAATGGAAGTAGGCTTTTCAGAGCTACTAATTGAAGGTGACAATGCTACAGTGATGAAGGCAGTTTCAAGTTCATCAGGAAATCACTCCTTGCCGGGACATATTTATGCGGACATCCAATGCTATCTCCGTGGGCTGCAATCAGTTTTAATAAGCAGCATTAAAAGAGGGGGAATAAGGTAG